The Leadbettera azotonutricia ZAS-9 genome has a window encoding:
- a CDS encoding helix-turn-helix domain-containing protein, whose translation MDEADMFWSRVKQLIKKRNTTQARVAEACGFHLETFHGWIYKGVFPTVLGAYYIARVLGVSVEYLMAGKNKHEEEIESQLKNIRALLDKASSGLDELI comes from the coding sequence ATGGATGAAGCGGATATGTTTTGGAGCCGCGTAAAGCAGCTCATCAAAAAGAGAAACACAACCCAGGCAAGGGTAGCGGAAGCCTGCGGATTTCATCTCGAAACATTCCATGGATGGATATACAAAGGGGTATTTCCTACCGTTCTTGGCGCTTATTATATCGCCAGGGTTCTGGGGGTTAGTGTCGAATACCTGATGGCGGGTAAAAATAAACATGAAGAAGAAATTGAATCCCAGCTTAAAAACATCCGTGCGTTATTGGATAAGGCCAGTTCGGGACTGGATGAGCTAATCTGA
- a CDS encoding V0D/AC39 family V-type ATPase subunit: protein MPGAGERAFAYAKACGIMGKSFVGKRVSHLGNITRLSELDRLVFPDTSRDLPEKELLVDLEGRLIKRAADAIIAIVDSFRKPPELLSLLIRSYEYADLKTALNAVSGGEIPAEQAKPGFTDLGRFSTINFAAWPNIPAMIKGTEFEFLLNRQGEMDKEKPGISIQAELDRHYYESLWKSLKKLPAGDRRVSERILAEEISLRNAVWALRLRTYYRMQADEVRSHLIDINAAIQGKAVSLAADAFDSLDRVLDNRQAWKGWKRSEFLNPDMGEWKLDPRYFQNTASQYLYRLARRSFRSNPASLDTVFCFIKIKQFEEDILTSSAEGLGLGMASREIFGMLGVES, encoded by the coding sequence ATGCCCGGCGCCGGGGAAAGGGCCTTTGCCTATGCCAAAGCTTGCGGCATCATGGGCAAGTCCTTTGTGGGCAAGCGGGTTTCGCACCTCGGCAATATCACCCGGCTTTCGGAACTTGACCGTCTGGTTTTTCCTGATACTTCCCGGGATCTTCCCGAAAAAGAGCTTTTGGTTGACCTTGAAGGCCGCCTTATAAAACGGGCAGCAGACGCTATCATTGCCATAGTGGATTCCTTCAGGAAGCCTCCCGAGCTTCTTTCCCTCCTCATACGCAGTTACGAATATGCGGATTTGAAGACAGCCCTTAACGCCGTCTCGGGCGGTGAAATCCCTGCGGAGCAGGCCAAGCCTGGTTTTACCGATCTGGGACGTTTCAGCACAATTAATTTTGCAGCCTGGCCCAATATCCCGGCGATGATCAAAGGCACTGAATTCGAATTCCTCCTCAATAGACAAGGGGAGATGGACAAGGAAAAACCCGGCATAAGCATTCAAGCAGAACTCGACCGCCATTATTACGAGTCCCTCTGGAAAAGCCTCAAGAAGCTGCCTGCCGGGGATCGGCGGGTTTCTGAACGTATCCTTGCCGAAGAAATTTCCCTGCGGAATGCAGTGTGGGCTTTGCGGCTCAGAACCTATTACCGCATGCAGGCCGATGAAGTCCGCTCCCATCTTATCGATATAAACGCTGCCATCCAGGGCAAGGCCGTTTCCCTCGCTGCGGATGCCTTTGATTCCCTCGATCGGGTGCTTGATAACCGTCAGGCATGGAAGGGCTGGAAGCGATCCGAATTCCTCAATCCGGATATGGGGGAGTGGAAACTCGATCCGCGGTATTTTCAAAATACCGCTTCCCAGTACCTTTACCGCCTGGCGCGCCGCTCTTTCAGGTCCAATCCTGCTTCGCTGGACACGGTTTTTTGTTTTATCAAAATAAAGCAGTTTGAAGAAGATATCCTCACTTCCAGCGCCGAGGGCCTCGGGCTGGGCATGGCAAGCAGGGAAATTTTTGGTATGCTGGGGGTAGAATCATGA
- a CDS encoding Uma2 family endonuclease, whose translation MAIPKGKIYYTYADFLERGCNGAPDMVVEVISPSTASHDKVRKCNFYQKAGVREYWMVEPDSKIVQACLLEDSRYVLAPYNDEATAPVSVLPGCEINLREVFAEPIKEEA comes from the coding sequence ATGGCAATTCCGAAGGGAAAAATTTACTATACATACGCGGATTTCCTTGAACGGGGCTGCAACGGGGCGCCGGATATGGTTGTCGAGGTGATTTCCCCAAGCACTGCTTCGCACGATAAAGTGCGGAAATGCAACTTTTACCAGAAGGCGGGGGTCAGGGAATATTGGATGGTGGAGCCTGATTCAAAGATCGTGCAGGCTTGTTTGCTTGAGGACAGCCGTTATGTCCTTGCACCCTATAATGACGAGGCTACAGCCCCGGTTTCAGTTCTTCCGGGCTGCGAGATAAATTTGCGTGAAGTTTTTGCTGAACCAATAAAGGAGGAAGCATAA
- a CDS encoding V-type ATP synthase subunit F: MDYFFIGDPELVTAFRFVGIAGAPVRGADDARAVFRRMTEGFDETAGAVIPGIEKCRVLVLTEEVADWLGDILIDWQLSDQYPLIVEVPGMMGRFPGRKTLVDSIREAIGIHV, from the coding sequence GTGGATTATTTCTTTATCGGGGATCCGGAGCTGGTAACGGCCTTCCGTTTTGTGGGTATTGCGGGCGCTCCTGTACGGGGCGCCGACGATGCCCGGGCGGTTTTCCGCCGCATGACAGAAGGCTTTGACGAGACAGCCGGAGCCGTGATACCGGGCATTGAAAAGTGCCGGGTACTGGTGCTGACCGAAGAGGTTGCCGACTGGCTTGGGGATATCCTCATAGACTGGCAGCTTTCTGATCAGTATCCTCTGATAGTAGAAGTCCCCGGCATGATGGGGCGATTCCCGGGACGCAAGACCCTGGTGGACTCCATCAGGGAAGCCATAGGAATCCATGTGTAG
- a CDS encoding V-type ATP synthase subunit A — MINGRVRRISGPIIRAEGLGAAGLFDVVEVGEKKLIGEIVRLEKDEAVVQVYEDDTGLMIGAEAHSTGRPLSVLLGPGLIGTIYDGIQRPLEALFKQSGAFMESGSRGDPLDSEKKWPFVPDPELAKRIASGEKIPAVPGLVLGTVKETESITCKIMVPPSATTGSKTAYGNVSWLSPAAEYTINGIAARTESGLEIPLAQWWPVRIPRPNAERLSPEMPLVTGQRVIDVFFPLSKGGTAAIPGGFGTGKTMTQHAIAKWCDADVIIYIGCGERGNEMTDVLTEFPHLIDPRSGRSLMERTVLIANTSNMPVAAREVSIYTGVTLAEFYRDMGYHVAIMADSTSRWAEALRELSGRMEEMPAEEGFPAYLPTRLAEFYERAGRVKTLSGQEGSVSIIGAVSPPGGDFSEPVTQHTKRFIRCFWALDRDLANARHYPAISWIDSYSEYAEEVKPWWEKVNPQWAVVRQSALDLLKKEQRLAEIVRLIGPDALPDDQRLVLITSEIIKNGFLQQNSFDDIDMYCVPAKQVRLLELMMEFHERSSTCIKLGAPLFKITSLPIREELSRLKSGIKNDDAEGLAEFERNMRTSLEELERSYRTKEML; from the coding sequence ATGATTAATGGCCGTGTCAGGCGTATATCAGGGCCCATCATCAGGGCTGAGGGCTTGGGTGCAGCGGGCCTTTTCGATGTAGTTGAAGTGGGCGAAAAGAAGCTCATCGGCGAAATTGTCAGGCTTGAAAAAGACGAAGCCGTGGTCCAGGTTTACGAAGACGATACGGGCCTCATGATTGGGGCTGAAGCCCATTCCACCGGCCGCCCCCTTTCGGTGCTCCTTGGCCCCGGCCTCATCGGTACCATTTATGACGGCATACAGCGCCCCCTCGAAGCCCTCTTCAAACAGAGCGGCGCCTTCATGGAATCGGGCAGCCGGGGCGATCCCCTTGATTCCGAAAAGAAATGGCCCTTTGTGCCTGATCCTGAATTGGCAAAAAGAATAGCCTCAGGTGAAAAGATCCCCGCAGTCCCCGGCCTTGTGCTGGGCACGGTAAAAGAAACAGAAAGCATCACCTGTAAAATCATGGTTCCCCCCAGCGCAACTACCGGCAGTAAAACTGCGTACGGAAATGTTTCGTGGCTTTCGCCTGCTGCGGAATATACCATTAACGGAATCGCGGCCCGTACCGAAAGCGGACTGGAAATCCCCCTGGCCCAGTGGTGGCCTGTGCGCATACCCCGTCCCAATGCGGAACGGCTCTCGCCCGAAATGCCCCTGGTAACAGGCCAGCGGGTCATCGACGTTTTCTTTCCCCTGTCCAAGGGCGGGACCGCCGCCATACCCGGCGGCTTCGGCACGGGCAAGACCATGACCCAGCACGCCATTGCCAAGTGGTGCGACGCCGACGTGATCATCTATATAGGCTGCGGTGAGCGCGGCAACGAGATGACCGACGTGCTCACCGAGTTTCCCCATCTGATCGACCCCCGCAGCGGACGCTCCCTCATGGAACGCACCGTCCTCATTGCCAACACGAGCAATATGCCCGTGGCGGCCCGTGAAGTTTCAATTTACACCGGCGTTACCCTGGCGGAATTCTACCGCGACATGGGTTACCATGTGGCAATCATGGCGGACTCCACCAGCCGCTGGGCCGAAGCCTTGCGGGAACTTTCAGGCCGCATGGAAGAAATGCCCGCCGAAGAAGGCTTTCCCGCCTATCTCCCCACGCGTCTTGCGGAATTTTACGAAAGGGCAGGGCGGGTCAAAACCTTGTCGGGCCAGGAAGGGTCCGTGTCCATCATTGGCGCAGTTTCCCCTCCGGGGGGCGATTTTTCAGAGCCTGTAACCCAGCACACCAAACGGTTTATCCGCTGCTTCTGGGCCCTGGATCGGGATCTTGCCAATGCCCGCCATTATCCTGCAATTTCCTGGATCGACAGTTATTCTGAATATGCAGAAGAAGTAAAACCCTGGTGGGAAAAAGTAAACCCTCAATGGGCGGTAGTGCGGCAGAGCGCCCTGGATCTTCTCAAGAAGGAACAGCGCCTCGCAGAAATAGTGCGCCTCATCGGGCCCGACGCCCTGCCCGACGATCAGCGTCTGGTGCTGATCACTTCTGAAATTATCAAGAACGGTTTCCTTCAGCAAAACAGTTTTGATGATATTGATATGTACTGCGTTCCCGCAAAACAGGTGCGCCTTCTGGAATTGATGATGGAATTCCACGAGCGCTCTTCAACCTGCATCAAGCTGGGGGCGCCGCTTTTCAAAATAACTTCCCTTCCAATCAGGGAGGAACTTTCGCGCCTCAAGAGCGGAATCAAAAACGATGACGCCGAGGGGCTTGCGGAATTCGAGCGGAACATGCGGACCAGCCTTGAAGAACTGGAACGCAGTTACCGCACCAAAGAGATGTTGTGA
- the secG gene encoding preprotein translocase subunit SecG, whose protein sequence is MGILGIVLLVFFVIVAVLLILLVLAQNEEGDSLGGIFAGGSGSAFGSRSGNVLTKATTVLGALFLVISLGLALINRTPAGSGVESAGRQLAPESAVEWWQQDTAPAENPVPEAITPSDPAPEIAE, encoded by the coding sequence ATGGGTATACTTGGTATTGTTTTGCTGGTTTTCTTTGTCATTGTGGCGGTTTTGCTTATCCTCCTGGTTCTGGCTCAGAACGAGGAAGGGGACAGCCTGGGGGGTATTTTTGCCGGCGGTTCCGGTTCGGCCTTTGGGTCAAGGTCCGGGAATGTCCTGACCAAGGCGACCACGGTTTTGGGCGCCCTGTTCCTGGTAATCAGCCTTGGGCTTGCCTTGATCAACCGCACGCCTGCAGGCTCGGGGGTTGAATCCGCAGGGCGCCAGCTTGCCCCGGAATCCGCCGTCGAGTGGTGGCAGCAGGACACAGCCCCCGCTGAGAATCCTGTGCCCGAGGCAATCACGCCTTCAGACCCGGCGCCTGAGATCGCCGAGTAG
- a CDS encoding ATP synthase subunit C, with product MKRLVVMVLVLLAVISAAAVFGQEAAAEGTAAAAESTPAWKYIAAALAVGISCIAGGIAVGQIGSAAMGAMSENPELSGKALPYAGLAEGICLWGFLVALLILVL from the coding sequence ATGAAGCGTTTAGTAGTAATGGTATTAGTGCTTTTGGCGGTAATTTCCGCTGCTGCGGTTTTTGGGCAGGAAGCTGCTGCTGAAGGCACAGCCGCCGCTGCGGAATCTACGCCGGCATGGAAGTACATTGCCGCAGCCTTGGCGGTGGGGATTTCCTGTATCGCCGGCGGCATTGCGGTAGGGCAGATTGGGTCGGCAGCCATGGGCGCCATGAGCGAAAATCCGGAACTCTCCGGCAAGGCCCTGCCTTACGCCGGTTTGGCCGAAGGTATCTGCCTCTGGGGCTTCCTTGTGGCCCTCCTCATTCTGGTCTTATAG
- a CDS encoding PTS sugar transporter subunit IIA, producing the protein MFLYEIFPPGLIKIGLESDDKDEVFEEMVDQFCQVERSDARDEILEALRERESKMSTGIHKGIAIPHGKTNAIDKVYGILGISKKGIDYDALDGQPVYLLFMLLAPQKDSEKHLRLLKRLAGLLDDTQFYTELVAQTDPQAAHGVIKKYEDIFVASY; encoded by the coding sequence ATGTTCCTGTATGAGATTTTTCCGCCGGGGTTGATTAAAATAGGGCTTGAGTCCGATGATAAGGACGAAGTTTTTGAAGAAATGGTAGATCAGTTCTGCCAGGTTGAAAGATCCGACGCCAGGGACGAGATTTTGGAAGCCCTCAGGGAGCGGGAGTCCAAGATGTCCACGGGCATACACAAGGGTATTGCCATTCCCCATGGCAAAACCAATGCCATAGACAAGGTTTACGGTATTTTGGGGATTTCCAAGAAGGGTATCGACTACGATGCCCTTGACGGCCAGCCTGTATACCTCCTTTTTATGCTCCTGGCGCCCCAAAAAGATTCTGAAAAGCATTTACGGCTCCTTAAACGCCTTGCGGGGCTTCTGGATGATACCCAGTTCTACACCGAACTTGTGGCTCAAACCGATCCCCAGGCGGCCCATGGGGTCATCAAAAAGTACGAGGATATTTTTGTAGCCTCTTATTGA
- a CDS encoding V-type ATP synthase subunit D codes for MPREQIAPTKSNLIRVKERLNTALEGYDLLEQKREILVMELMQKVEQVKILERDLDAKIGTAYPALRRMLVIVGRERADKLSRNIRYSFELTEKRVVAAGMSLPGLEIKLPSAELKYSPANSFAECDETVLEFFGLLKILTELAAVRTIAWRLAREVRKTQRRVNALEKMVIPTARETRTYIESALEERDRDSFFTSKLLKRKAGKE; via the coding sequence TTGCCCCGGGAGCAGATAGCCCCAACCAAAAGCAACCTCATCAGGGTCAAGGAACGGCTCAATACCGCCCTTGAGGGCTATGATCTGCTTGAGCAGAAACGGGAAATCCTTGTTATGGAGCTGATGCAGAAGGTGGAGCAGGTGAAGATCCTGGAGCGGGATTTGGACGCCAAGATCGGGACGGCTTATCCGGCTTTGCGGCGCATGCTGGTCATTGTGGGAAGGGAGAGGGCGGACAAGCTTTCGCGGAACATACGGTACAGCTTCGAGCTGACCGAAAAGCGGGTTGTGGCTGCCGGGATGAGCCTGCCGGGGCTTGAAATCAAGCTGCCCAGTGCGGAATTGAAGTATTCCCCTGCGAATTCATTTGCCGAATGTGATGAAACTGTGCTAGAATTCTTCGGGTTGCTGAAGATTCTGACTGAATTGGCGGCGGTGAGGACCATTGCCTGGCGGCTTGCCCGGGAGGTCCGCAAGACCCAGAGGCGGGTGAACGCCCTGGAGAAAATGGTGATTCCCACTGCCAGGGAAACCAGAACCTATATCGAATCGGCGCTTGAGGAGAGGGATCGGGATTCCTTCTTTACAAGCAAGCTGCTAAAAAGGAAGGCCGGAAAGGAATGA
- a CDS encoding uroporphyrinogen decarboxylase family protein, translated as MENKEAKRLYGKKLSLMGNLQTTQVMLKGSPADVERAAKKAIDDAGADGGFLLSTGDQCGRDTPEANIFKLVETAKIYGKY; from the coding sequence ATTGAAAATAAGGAAGCAAAGCGTCTCTACGGCAAAAAATTGAGCCTCATGGGAAACCTCCAAACTACCCAGGTGATGCTAAAAGGAAGCCCTGCCGATGTTGAGCGGGCTGCAAAAAAGGCCATAGATGACGCCGGCGCGGACGGCGGTTTTCTCCTTTCCACAGGGGATCAGTGCGGGCGGGATACACCGGAAGCAAATATTTTCAAACTTGTGGAAACAGCCAAAATATACGGTAAATATTGA
- a CDS encoding PIN domain-containing protein yields the protein MKNGITIRSTVDLIIAETAIENNLYILHDDSDFTNMAKIIGEIEIY from the coding sequence TTGAAAAACGGAATAACAATAAGAAGCACTGTAGATTTAATAATTGCAGAAACTGCCATAGAAAATAATTTGTATATACTTCATGACGACAGCGATTTTACCAATATGGCAAAAATAATTGGGGAAATAGAGATATATTAG
- a CDS encoding antitoxin VbhA family protein → MYKPIEIDREKLTIMGVQFPDRETLENIASSIGSCMFEGFEPSKKTVEIIRDYVTDKITLTQVIE, encoded by the coding sequence ATGTATAAACCAATAGAAATTGACCGTGAAAAGCTCACTATAATGGGAGTACAATTTCCGGATAGGGAAACTTTGGAAAACATCGCGAGTTCTATTGGCTCATGTATGTTTGAAGGATTTGAACCATCAAAAAAGACTGTAGAAATAATCCGTGATTATGTGACTGATAAAATAACGCTAACTCAAGTTATTGAATGA
- a CDS encoding V-type ATP synthase subunit B has product MKGIEYRGLTRIEGPVVITQRSRNVGFNEVVAVYDREEGRRLGRVVDMSEDWTAVQLFGNNTGLSADDSRVEFLGKPMELRVGPGLLGRIFNGLGEPIDGYGNIFSSSCYDVNGLPINPYARTYPRDFIQTGISAIDGMNTLIRGQKLPIFSGNGLPHNRLAAQIVRQATIINADGSSSGKSAEPFVVVFCAMGVKYDVARFFLDDFERTGVLANVVVFLSLADAPSLERLVAPKCALTAAEYLAYEKNMHVLVVMTDMTNYCEALREVSSIRGEVPSRKGYPGYLYSDLASLYERAGKISGSTGSITQIPILTMPNDDISHPIPDLSGYITEGQIVLDRELSQRGVYPPVAGLPSLSRLMKDGIGPGMTREDHKDVSSQLFAAYSKVKQVRNLASIIGEEELSDNDKQYLKFGEKFEQIFLTQGEFENRDIGRTLDLGWKVLTQIPRDELLRIKPEFIGKYFEPILAAGDNFS; this is encoded by the coding sequence ATGAAAGGCATTGAGTATCGGGGCTTAACCCGCATAGAAGGACCAGTGGTCATCACCCAGAGGAGCCGCAACGTGGGCTTCAACGAAGTGGTGGCAGTCTACGACAGGGAAGAAGGCCGCCGCCTCGGCCGCGTGGTTGACATGAGCGAAGACTGGACCGCCGTCCAGCTTTTCGGCAACAACACAGGCCTTTCTGCCGACGACAGCCGCGTCGAATTCTTGGGCAAGCCCATGGAGCTCCGGGTCGGCCCCGGTTTATTGGGCCGCATCTTTAACGGCCTTGGCGAACCCATTGACGGCTACGGCAACATTTTTTCTTCCTCCTGCTATGACGTAAACGGCCTTCCCATAAACCCCTACGCCCGCACTTACCCCAGGGACTTTATCCAGACCGGCATCTCCGCCATCGATGGCATGAACACCCTGATTCGGGGTCAGAAGCTTCCGATATTTTCGGGCAACGGCCTTCCCCATAACCGCCTCGCCGCACAAATAGTGCGCCAGGCCACGATCATAAACGCCGACGGATCATCGTCAGGCAAATCCGCGGAACCCTTCGTGGTGGTTTTCTGCGCCATGGGCGTCAAATACGACGTGGCCCGTTTCTTCCTCGACGACTTCGAACGCACCGGCGTTCTTGCCAATGTAGTAGTATTCCTGTCACTGGCCGACGCCCCGAGCCTCGAACGCCTGGTGGCCCCCAAGTGCGCCTTAACCGCCGCGGAATACCTGGCCTACGAAAAGAATATGCACGTCCTCGTAGTAATGACCGACATGACCAATTACTGCGAAGCCCTGCGTGAAGTTTCTTCGATACGCGGCGAAGTCCCCAGCCGCAAAGGCTACCCCGGCTACCTCTATTCGGATTTAGCGAGCCTCTACGAAAGGGCAGGAAAAATTTCAGGCTCCACAGGCTCCATCACCCAGATCCCTATTTTGACCATGCCCAACGACGACATCTCCCACCCCATCCCCGACCTTTCAGGCTACATCACCGAAGGCCAGATAGTCCTTGACCGTGAGCTTTCCCAGCGCGGCGTGTATCCGCCCGTTGCCGGCCTCCCCAGCCTTTCCCGTCTCATGAAAGACGGCATAGGCCCCGGTATGACCCGGGAAGATCACAAAGACGTTTCGAGCCAGCTCTTTGCGGCCTACTCAAAAGTGAAGCAGGTGCGTAACCTCGCCTCCATCATCGGCGAAGAAGAACTTTCGGACAACGATAAGCAGTACCTCAAGTTCGGCGAAAAGTTCGAGCAGATTTTCCTAACCCAGGGCGAATTTGAAAACCGCGACATAGGCCGCACCCTCGACCTGGGCTGGAAAGTCCTCACCCAGATCCCCCGTGACGAACTTTTGCGCATCAAGCCGGAATTTATCGGGAAGTATTTTGAGCCGATTTTAGCAGCGGGCGATAACTTTAGTTGA
- a CDS encoding V-type ATP synthase subunit I, with product MIRPRKMKQIELTVLSRDADMVIEFLGRRGVMHFADEDVSGGIPAETGSTQAMDEAVYHHIRENLDKLQTSSAYLGLELPKEPEENTRFPGETEEALTDKITAAVSSLSQRENDQNQEKRKIDEALTEAKAFANLNAPFADLDQLSYLTLRVGHLDSRRQEDLKEILADRAVIIPLDSPESGGNRVLAAASRKGRFALDSELKKVNFQPIAIPEGYKGVPTELLSGLEDRLKNVDRELEDIGGRKRAFKEEYGTNLVSLTCSYLMAGIMEKLKAKLVSTKNVYLLTGWMPADIVPAIVNELEKLTEGRIAVRSFNPEEIPAVRDGKEKVPVSLDHGKFVKGFEGVVFSYGAPLYGTIDPTPFVAIFFTVLFGIMFGDLGQGFVLFLAGFLTGKHGPKFLQGFKSYSVPLIAVGISSMVMGCLNGEVFTNEYLLIGPTKAITGFLTGHPMERILTLMPLPEKGGSVTKLFYFFGFTIGVGILLNSIGLVVNIVNLYTLKKYDRAFFAKTGVAGTMLFWYAISMAVRFIVCMVNPNDDLVFKFQWFDIVGLLTPVAGIFFGHALWRLFAGERPIFEEGVMVFAMEGIVEILETVSTYISNTVSFLRVGAFALSHAVLSYIVFRFAEAVSGIAAGTAISIFIMIFGNVVIIVLEGMIVAIQVVRLQYYEFFSKFFTETGVEFQPFRFRKNK from the coding sequence ATGATACGGCCCCGCAAAATGAAGCAGATTGAACTCACCGTCCTTTCCCGGGATGCCGACATGGTCATAGAATTTTTGGGACGCCGGGGGGTTATGCACTTTGCCGACGAGGATGTTTCAGGCGGCATTCCTGCCGAGACCGGTTCTACCCAGGCTATGGACGAGGCTGTCTACCATCACATCCGGGAAAACCTGGACAAGCTCCAGACTAGCTCGGCATACCTCGGCCTTGAGCTTCCCAAAGAGCCTGAGGAAAACACCCGCTTCCCCGGCGAAACCGAAGAAGCCCTTACAGACAAAATCACCGCTGCTGTTTCTTCCCTGAGCCAGCGGGAAAATGATCAGAATCAGGAAAAACGCAAGATAGACGAGGCCCTTACCGAGGCCAAGGCTTTTGCCAACCTTAACGCGCCCTTTGCGGATCTGGATCAGCTTTCCTACCTCACCTTGAGGGTGGGTCATCTTGATTCCCGCCGTCAGGAGGATCTCAAGGAAATCCTGGCTGACAGGGCTGTGATCATCCCCCTTGATTCGCCCGAGTCCGGCGGCAACCGGGTTTTGGCTGCAGCCTCCCGCAAAGGCCGCTTTGCCCTGGATTCGGAACTCAAGAAGGTCAACTTCCAGCCTATTGCCATTCCCGAAGGCTACAAGGGGGTTCCTACAGAACTTCTTTCGGGCCTTGAAGACAGGCTGAAAAATGTGGATCGGGAGCTTGAGGACATAGGGGGCCGTAAAAGAGCCTTCAAAGAAGAATACGGAACGAATCTTGTTTCGCTTACCTGTTCCTACCTCATGGCAGGGATCATGGAGAAGCTCAAGGCCAAGCTTGTTTCCACGAAGAATGTGTATCTCCTCACAGGCTGGATGCCTGCCGATATAGTCCCTGCGATTGTGAACGAACTTGAAAAACTCACCGAGGGCCGCATCGCTGTCCGTTCTTTTAACCCCGAAGAAATTCCTGCAGTGCGGGATGGGAAGGAGAAGGTGCCGGTCTCTTTGGATCACGGCAAATTTGTCAAAGGCTTTGAGGGTGTGGTTTTTTCCTACGGCGCCCCCCTTTACGGCACTATAGACCCCACGCCCTTTGTGGCTATTTTCTTTACCGTGCTCTTCGGCATCATGTTCGGCGATCTTGGCCAGGGCTTTGTGCTTTTCCTCGCAGGGTTCCTCACGGGGAAACATGGGCCGAAATTCTTGCAGGGTTTTAAAAGCTATTCTGTTCCCCTTATTGCGGTGGGCATTTCTTCAATGGTCATGGGCTGTCTTAACGGTGAGGTCTTTACCAACGAATACCTTTTAATCGGCCCCACAAAGGCCATCACAGGCTTCCTCACCGGCCATCCCATGGAGCGTATCCTTACGCTTATGCCCCTGCCCGAAAAGGGCGGCAGCGTTACCAAGCTTTTTTACTTTTTCGGCTTTACCATCGGTGTAGGAATACTGCTCAATTCCATCGGGCTTGTTGTGAACATCGTTAATCTTTATACGCTTAAAAAATATGATAGGGCATTCTTCGCCAAAACCGGCGTGGCAGGCACTATGCTTTTCTGGTACGCAATTTCCATGGCTGTGCGTTTCATTGTCTGCATGGTGAACCCCAATGATGATTTGGTTTTCAAATTCCAGTGGTTCGATATCGTGGGTTTGCTGACGCCTGTGGCGGGTATCTTCTTCGGCCATGCCTTATGGCGCCTCTTTGCGGGGGAGCGGCCGATTTTTGAAGAAGGGGTCATGGTCTTTGCCATGGAAGGGATTGTGGAAATTCTCGAAACCGTTTCCACCTATATTTCAAATACCGTAAGCTTCCTCCGTGTCGGCGCCTTCGCGCTTTCCCACGCGGTGCTTTCATATATCGTGTTCAGGTTCGCGGAAGCAGTGTCAGGCATTGCCGCAGGGACAGCCATCTCGATCTTCATCATGATTTTCGGCAATGTGGTGATTATCGTGCTTGAGGGGATGATCGTCGCTATTCAGGTAGTGCGGCTCCAGTATTATGAATTTTTCAGCAAATTTTTTACCGAGACCGGAGTGGAATTTCAGCCCTTCAGGTTTCGCAAAAATAAATAA
- a CDS encoding CBS and ACT domain-containing protein produces MIVNLVMTKNPIYIHPDMSINEVRSLMDKEKIGHLPVLDKNNNLVGLVTRKDLIKASPSAATSLDMYEISYLLSKMTVKEVMEKKVITVGDNEVVEEAARIMADQGLGCLPVLKGGLLVGIITDTDLFRVFVNAFGARHPGVRFTCNILEKPGQLAKVSQAIAEKGGNLVAFVSSEGDDLSHRRATIKVNGMSRVDIEALVKSLPDVAIEDIRE; encoded by the coding sequence ATGATAGTGAACCTGGTAATGACCAAAAACCCCATCTACATCCATCCCGACATGAGCATCAACGAGGTGCGGAGCCTGATGGACAAGGAAAAGATCGGGCATCTGCCGGTGCTGGACAAGAACAACAATTTGGTGGGCCTTGTAACCCGGAAGGATCTCATCAAAGCCAGCCCTTCGGCGGCCACGAGCCTCGACATGTACGAGATCAGCTATCTTCTTTCGAAGATGACTGTCAAAGAGGTAATGGAGAAAAAGGTGATCACGGTCGGCGATAACGAGGTGGTGGAAGAAGCTGCCCGCATCATGGCCGATCAGGGTCTGGGCTGCCTCCCGGTGCTTAAAGGGGGGCTTCTTGTAGGCATCATCACCGACACAGACCTTTTCCGGGTATTTGTCAATGCCTTTGGCGCCAGGCACCCCGGGGTGCGCTTTACCTGCAATATATTGGAAAAGCCCGGGCAGCTTGCCAAAGTATCCCAGGCCATAGCGGAAAAAGGCGGCAACCTTGTGGCTTTTGTGTCCTCCGAGGGGGATGACCTTTCCCACCGCAGGGCCACCATCAAGGTGAACGGCATGAGCCGGGTTGATATTGAAGCCCTTGTCAAATCCCTCCCGGATGTGGCGATCGAGGATATCCGCGAATAG